A single Streptomyces sp. 2114.4 DNA region contains:
- a CDS encoding helix-turn-helix transcriptional regulator: protein MREVRRSQGLSQGDLAGDDLSPSYVSLVENGRRVPGAKIARTLAQRLGTTIEALCATDEPGDRLTRRLGLVGQLVAARSSQLAGDWPAARRQLESVVEQAGTGHDEVRWEARWELATVLGRLDDPARHEAALRHLLDDPLTRSAPVLHARVAVELAQLLRAVGRLSDGVRFAEEAVRVTGELEPGRPERAQARMALLSLSVDSGEWSRATQLGAELQAEVAPLPAGELRAGALWAVAGAQYLGGHPERALELLAEAEQLLAATDGVRLRLQLARARTLLALAAAPADEADALLERARQATALIDTPAARTWLAVLETAAALRHHRAGAAAEHAAAIDPDAAGLTPLDRARALLHLARAHRADGGAEAAEADFKEAAEGYEHAGAFRLALESWRELSAGGRTDEGPDPHAVLMP, encoded by the coding sequence GTGCGGGAGGTCCGGCGCTCTCAGGGTCTGTCCCAGGGGGACCTCGCCGGGGACGATCTCTCCCCCAGCTATGTCTCGCTGGTCGAGAACGGCCGCAGAGTCCCCGGCGCCAAGATCGCCCGGACCCTCGCCCAGCGCCTCGGCACCACGATCGAGGCACTGTGCGCCACCGACGAGCCCGGCGACCGGCTGACCCGACGCCTCGGCCTGGTCGGCCAGTTGGTGGCCGCCCGGTCCAGCCAGCTGGCCGGTGACTGGCCGGCCGCCCGGCGGCAGCTGGAGTCCGTGGTGGAGCAGGCCGGCACCGGTCACGACGAGGTGCGCTGGGAGGCGCGCTGGGAACTGGCCACCGTCCTCGGGCGGCTCGACGACCCGGCCCGCCACGAAGCGGCGCTGCGCCACCTCCTCGACGACCCGCTCACCCGCTCCGCGCCGGTGCTGCACGCCCGCGTCGCGGTCGAACTCGCCCAGCTGCTGCGCGCCGTGGGCCGTCTCTCGGACGGGGTCCGCTTCGCCGAGGAGGCCGTCCGGGTCACCGGCGAGCTGGAGCCCGGCCGCCCGGAGCGGGCACAGGCCCGGATGGCGCTGCTGTCGCTGTCCGTCGACAGCGGAGAGTGGAGCCGCGCCACGCAGCTCGGGGCGGAGCTGCAGGCGGAGGTCGCCCCCCTCCCCGCCGGTGAACTGCGGGCGGGCGCGCTGTGGGCGGTCGCCGGTGCGCAGTATCTCGGCGGGCACCCGGAGCGGGCGCTGGAGCTGCTGGCCGAGGCGGAGCAGCTGCTCGCCGCGACGGACGGGGTGCGGCTGCGGCTGCAACTGGCCCGCGCCCGTACGCTGCTGGCCCTCGCCGCGGCCCCGGCGGACGAGGCCGACGCCCTGCTGGAGCGGGCCCGGCAGGCTACCGCGCTCATCGACACCCCGGCCGCCAGGACCTGGCTCGCCGTCCTGGAGACGGCCGCGGCGCTGCGACACCACCGGGCGGGGGCGGCCGCGGAGCACGCCGCGGCGATCGACCCCGACGCCGCCGGGCTGACGCCCCTCGACCGTGCCCGGGCGCTGCTCCACCTCGCCCGCGCCCATCGCGCGGACGGCGGCGCGGAGGCCGCGGAGGCCGACTTCAAGGAGGCCGCCGAGGGCTATGAGCACGCCGGCGCCTTCCGGCTCGCGCTGGAGAGCTGGCGCGAGCTGAGCGCCGGCGGCCGCACGGACGAGGGGCCGGATCCCCATGCGGTGCTCATGCCGTAG
- a CDS encoding DUF6344 domain-containing protein — MAATKVMKFWAVCLAVLGKLLAALGVSATASAARRDAALYERTLGNEKAGTDAPEAEAPEEVSCGAPDRGPGTGTPAVPAPRAVPLYCQAGPARRMFARPELPPTIKQRISAEAHGTSPGLRTRLRSRTEPTADEFAAPAPAPAPAGTGPDACAEADARPAAIPAARRHAHTARAV, encoded by the coding sequence ATGGCTGCGACCAAGGTCATGAAGTTCTGGGCGGTGTGCCTTGCCGTGCTGGGCAAGCTGCTGGCAGCACTGGGTGTCTCCGCGACGGCCTCGGCCGCGCGCCGGGATGCCGCACTGTACGAGCGGACCCTGGGTAACGAGAAGGCGGGCACCGACGCGCCTGAGGCCGAGGCCCCGGAGGAGGTGAGCTGCGGCGCACCGGACCGCGGTCCAGGGACGGGAACCCCTGCCGTGCCCGCTCCGCGCGCCGTGCCGCTGTACTGCCAAGCCGGCCCCGCCCGGCGGATGTTCGCCCGGCCCGAGCTGCCGCCGACGATCAAGCAGCGCATCAGCGCCGAGGCCCATGGCACCTCGCCCGGTCTGCGCACCCGCCTTCGTTCCCGCACCGAGCCGACGGCCGATGAGTTCGCCGCCCCGGCCCCTGCCCCGGCCCCTGCCGGTACCGGGCCGGACGCCTGCGCCGAGGCGGACGCCCGCCCCGCGGCCATTCCGGCGGCCCGCCGCCATGCGCACACCGCTCGCGCCGTCTGA
- the fabI gene encoding enoyl-ACP reductase FabI — MSGLLDGKQLVITGVITESSIAYAVARLAQEEGAKIVLTAYGRPSLVARLARRLPEKPPVVELDVTDEEQLSTLADRVGEHLDGLDGVLHSVANAPANCLDGGFLTAPWRDVSAALHTSTYSLVALAMACRPLLRPGAGVVGVDFDASRAWPGYDWMGVAKAGLEACSRYLARDLGGQGIRANLVAAGPLRTLAARGIGGDGPSFEKSWAARAPLGWDPQDAEPVARTCVALLSHWLPATTGEIVHADGGHHMIGD; from the coding sequence ATGAGCGGTCTGCTCGACGGAAAGCAGCTGGTCATCACGGGTGTGATCACGGAAAGCTCGATCGCCTACGCGGTGGCACGCCTCGCCCAGGAAGAGGGCGCCAAGATCGTCCTCACCGCCTACGGACGGCCGAGTCTGGTCGCCCGGCTCGCCCGACGGCTGCCGGAAAAGCCCCCCGTCGTGGAGCTGGACGTCACGGACGAAGAGCAGCTCAGCACCCTCGCCGACCGCGTCGGCGAGCACCTGGACGGCCTCGACGGCGTACTGCACTCCGTCGCCAACGCACCGGCGAACTGCCTGGACGGCGGCTTCCTGACCGCACCGTGGCGCGATGTGTCCGCCGCCCTGCACACCTCGACGTACTCCCTGGTGGCGCTGGCCATGGCCTGCCGGCCGCTGCTCCGCCCCGGGGCCGGTGTCGTCGGCGTCGACTTCGACGCCTCCCGTGCCTGGCCCGGCTACGACTGGATGGGCGTCGCCAAGGCGGGACTGGAGGCCTGCTCCCGCTATCTGGCGCGCGACCTCGGGGGCCAGGGCATCCGGGCCAACCTCGTCGCGGCCGGCCCCCTGCGCACCCTGGCCGCGCGCGGTATCGGCGGTGACGGCCCGTCCTTCGAGAAGAGCTGGGCGGCCCGCGCCCCGCTCGGCTGGGATCCGCAGGACGCCGAACCCGTCGCCCGTACGTGTGTGGCGCTGCTCTCGCACTGGCTGCCCGCCACCACCGGCGAGATCGTGCACGCGGACGGCGGTCACCACATGATCGGTGACTGA
- a CDS encoding aldehyde dehydrogenase family protein — translation MSSAPAWPTVAAEPEETSTDSRRAAAVHRVRDFLVNDAGTVHELLCEISTHRAARYEIESTIATLDGALDEVAAHRPGRVPRLAAFMPSNVLLYSYALYLLVPALYTDRLVFRPSSRVKDQMRRLHTLLAERHGLPITLSGASQREFLQEHVRPAEVVVFTGAYANAEQIRARLSPGQLFLFLGSGVNPFVVAPGADVGQAVRDAIAIRVLNTGQDCLGPDLFCVHESLLDPFVDTLVSELKGLRYGPYSDPDADFGPIFYESALEDGAQFLARNHGGIVHGGHVDFRGRRLDPTVVVGPEVTPRTHVPEFFAPIFNIAGYRDQDALAGTLTTGMFTERALGSSVYGHAPGLVEALRRRTTVTLDTTLLSIDNGNAPFGGYGRMANYIADGEDVRAEPVLISQAVATHRPGARR, via the coding sequence ATGAGCTCCGCTCCCGCATGGCCGACCGTGGCCGCCGAGCCGGAGGAGACCAGCACCGACAGCAGGCGTGCGGCGGCCGTGCACCGGGTCCGGGACTTCCTGGTGAACGACGCCGGTACCGTGCACGAGCTGCTGTGCGAGATCTCCACCCACCGCGCCGCGCGCTACGAGATCGAGTCGACCATCGCCACCCTCGACGGGGCCCTGGACGAGGTGGCCGCCCACCGGCCCGGCCGGGTCCCCCGGCTGGCCGCCTTCATGCCGTCGAACGTCCTCCTCTACTCCTACGCCCTCTACCTCCTGGTCCCGGCGCTCTACACCGACCGGCTGGTCTTCCGCCCCTCCAGCCGGGTCAAGGACCAGATGCGCCGGCTGCACACCCTGCTCGCCGAGCGGCACGGCCTGCCGATCACCCTCAGCGGCGCCAGCCAGCGGGAGTTCCTGCAGGAGCACGTCCGCCCGGCCGAGGTCGTCGTCTTCACCGGCGCCTACGCCAACGCCGAACAGATCCGCGCCCGGCTCTCGCCCGGGCAGCTCTTCCTCTTCCTCGGCTCCGGCGTCAACCCGTTCGTCGTCGCCCCCGGCGCCGATGTCGGGCAGGCGGTCCGCGACGCGATCGCCATCCGGGTCCTCAACACTGGTCAGGACTGCCTGGGCCCCGACCTGTTCTGCGTCCACGAGTCGCTGCTCGACCCGTTCGTCGACACTCTGGTCAGCGAGCTGAAGGGGCTGCGCTACGGCCCCTACTCCGACCCGGACGCCGACTTCGGGCCGATCTTCTACGAGAGCGCGCTGGAGGACGGCGCACAGTTCCTCGCCCGCAACCACGGCGGCATCGTGCACGGCGGGCATGTCGACTTCCGCGGCCGGCGGCTCGATCCCACCGTCGTCGTCGGCCCGGAGGTCACCCCGCGCACCCACGTACCGGAGTTCTTCGCCCCGATCTTCAACATCGCCGGCTACCGCGACCAGGACGCGCTGGCCGGGACCCTCACCACCGGCATGTTCACCGAACGCGCCCTGGGCTCCAGCGTCTACGGCCACGCCCCCGGCCTCGTCGAGGCGCTGCGCCGACGCACCACCGTCACCCTCGACACCACCCTGCTCTCCATCGACAACGGCAACGCCCCGTTCGGCGGCTACGGCCGGATGGCCAACTACATCGCCGACGGCGAGGACGTACGGGCCGAGCCCGTCCTGATCTCCCAGGCCGTCGCCACCCACCGCCCGGGAGCCCGCCGATGA
- a CDS encoding MaoC family dehydratase yields the protein MTDSGGTAEGATAPTILCCGPYLIERVRISAFAAALGDPHPAYTDPAAARALGHPDIIAPPTYLATLAAHAEDQLLGLQPDFASVEGTVHRAQTLRHARPAHAGDTLHATVCLAATTTLAGRPLLTLDCEFRDEGGAWVATTTSSLLCPATAPWPARRPLDTTESDHP from the coding sequence ATGACGGACAGCGGGGGGACGGCGGAGGGAGCGACGGCGCCCACCATCCTGTGCTGCGGGCCGTACCTCATCGAGCGGGTACGGATCTCCGCCTTCGCCGCCGCGCTCGGCGACCCCCACCCTGCCTACACGGACCCGGCCGCCGCCCGCGCCCTCGGCCACCCGGACATCATCGCGCCGCCCACCTATCTGGCCACCCTCGCCGCCCACGCCGAAGACCAACTCCTCGGCCTGCAACCGGATTTCGCGTCCGTCGAGGGCACCGTGCACCGCGCGCAGACGCTGCGCCACGCCCGTCCCGCACACGCCGGCGACACCCTGCACGCGACCGTGTGCCTGGCCGCCACCACCACCCTCGCCGGCCGCCCGCTCCTCACCCTCGACTGCGAGTTCCGGGACGAGGGCGGCGCCTGGGTGGCCACCACCACCTCCTCACTGCTGTGCCCGGCCACCGCACCGTGGCCCGCCCGGCGCCCGCTCGACACCACGGAATCGGACCACCCATGA
- a CDS encoding acyl carrier protein — protein sequence MTVPPREEIVAQLAEILHEVAGVLPAEVTEEKYLVEELDVDSLAMAEVIVVAEERFGIELPEEEMKDLRTVLDIVIRVEKQAAS from the coding sequence ATGACCGTCCCGCCCCGCGAAGAAATCGTTGCTCAGCTCGCCGAGATCCTGCACGAGGTGGCCGGCGTGCTGCCGGCCGAGGTGACCGAAGAGAAGTACCTGGTCGAGGAGTTGGATGTGGACTCGCTCGCGATGGCCGAGGTCATCGTCGTGGCGGAGGAGCGCTTCGGGATCGAGCTGCCCGAAGAGGAGATGAAGGACCTGCGCACGGTTTTGGACATAGTGATCCGGGTGGAGAAGCAGGCGGCGTCCTGA
- a CDS encoding 4'-phosphopantetheinyl transferase superfamily protein, with translation MTRDGFGRPVCAESPAAVGRRPGTRLCLDAGADTGRRFLALITDLPVALSVHTVPRGPVGELLLPFTPLERSYVQEAPAGQRGRRLAELWTRKEAALRLTGRGALAAADAIDALSGAREGKIVIPGSAAGPGGTAYVRELPAGPQTVACAATPAPVPGVRIWRANAPYGPVGTHGDAAAGAGSA, from the coding sequence GTGACCCGGGACGGCTTCGGACGGCCGGTGTGCGCCGAGTCGCCCGCCGCCGTCGGCCGGCGACCGGGCACCCGCCTTTGCCTCGACGCCGGTGCGGACACGGGACGGCGGTTCCTGGCCCTGATCACGGACCTCCCGGTGGCGCTGTCCGTGCACACCGTGCCCCGTGGGCCGGTCGGCGAACTGCTGCTCCCCTTCACCCCGTTGGAGCGCAGCTACGTCCAGGAGGCACCGGCGGGACAGCGGGGCCGGCGACTGGCCGAGCTGTGGACCCGTAAGGAAGCGGCACTACGGCTGACCGGCCGCGGCGCGCTGGCCGCCGCCGATGCGATCGACGCGCTGAGCGGTGCGCGGGAGGGAAAGATCGTGATCCCCGGTTCCGCCGCGGGCCCCGGCGGCACGGCGTACGTCCGCGAGCTGCCCGCGGGCCCGCAGACCGTGGCCTGTGCGGCGACGCCGGCGCCGGTGCCCGGGGTCCGGATCTGGCGGGCGAACGCGCCGTACGGGCCCGTCGGTACCCACGGCGACGCGGCAGCCGGGGCGGGCAGCGCCTGA
- a CDS encoding class I adenylate-forming enzyme family protein, giving the protein MTDTIAPPIAAARLVDGTAAPADGSAAPLDATGRLDGPTLGRRIRTTAHALRQLGLRTGDRVLVQGDNSIDYVVTLLALMQLDTSLIPLDHRLSAADAAAAGRQAGARWLVTAADHATGFPGIPDRRVIHYPRPAADAPPPPSGPVGLEAWFRRPDALVLWSSGTTGRPKGIIKPGRAVLDNSLRTIQAMGYREDDVLAPLLPFSHQYGLSVILLWWLARCTLLVTPYQRLDAAVGQAAAHGATAVDAAPSTYHSLLGVVRRRPEVRAGLAGVRLWGVGGAPLPAPLAEAFRTTMGRPLLDGYGLTELGNVALATPDAPHGCGRPLPGVRLRVMRPDGTAAGPGELGGIEVRSPGLMAGYLQEDGSLTPVDPDAWYPTADLGSVDADGTVRVMGRNQAVHRLGFTLYPESLERRAEACGRPVKVLAVEDQRRGSALHFVVADPDGEAPLTWRRRLAEHLAEYEQPNAVHVVDHFPLTANGKPDTRALRAELGLELGGGPGTGAPLGAEPDNSG; this is encoded by the coding sequence ATGACCGACACCATCGCCCCTCCCATCGCCGCCGCCCGCCTCGTCGACGGCACCGCGGCCCCGGCCGACGGCAGCGCGGCCCCGCTCGACGCCACCGGCCGCCTCGACGGCCCGACGCTCGGCCGCCGGATACGCACCACCGCACACGCCCTGCGGCAGCTCGGCCTCCGCACCGGCGACCGGGTCCTGGTACAGGGCGACAACAGCATCGACTACGTCGTCACCCTGCTGGCCCTGATGCAGCTGGACACCTCGCTCATCCCGCTCGACCACCGGCTCTCCGCCGCCGACGCCGCCGCGGCCGGCCGCCAGGCCGGGGCCCGCTGGCTGGTCACCGCCGCCGACCATGCCACCGGCTTCCCCGGCATCCCCGACCGGCGCGTCATCCACTACCCCCGGCCGGCCGCCGACGCCCCGCCGCCCCCGTCCGGCCCCGTCGGTCTGGAGGCCTGGTTCCGCCGCCCCGACGCCCTCGTTCTGTGGTCCTCGGGCACCACGGGACGGCCCAAGGGCATCATCAAGCCCGGCCGGGCCGTCCTCGACAACTCGCTGCGCACCATCCAGGCCATGGGCTACCGGGAGGACGACGTCCTCGCGCCGCTGCTGCCCTTCTCGCACCAGTACGGTCTCTCCGTCATCCTGCTGTGGTGGCTGGCCCGTTGCACCCTGCTGGTCACCCCCTACCAGCGGCTCGACGCGGCCGTCGGCCAGGCCGCGGCCCACGGCGCCACCGCCGTGGACGCCGCCCCGTCCACGTACCACTCGCTCCTCGGCGTGGTCCGCCGCCGCCCGGAGGTACGCGCCGGACTCGCCGGCGTACGGCTCTGGGGCGTGGGCGGTGCACCGCTGCCCGCTCCGCTGGCCGAGGCCTTCCGCACGACGATGGGCCGCCCGCTCCTGGACGGCTACGGTCTGACGGAACTCGGCAATGTCGCGCTGGCCACCCCCGACGCACCGCACGGCTGCGGGCGCCCGTTGCCCGGCGTGCGGCTGCGCGTCATGCGCCCCGACGGCACCGCTGCCGGCCCCGGCGAGCTCGGCGGCATCGAGGTGCGCTCACCCGGGCTGATGGCCGGCTACCTCCAGGAGGACGGCTCGCTCACGCCGGTCGACCCGGACGCGTGGTATCCGACGGCCGACCTGGGCAGTGTCGACGCCGACGGCACCGTACGGGTGATGGGCCGCAATCAGGCCGTGCACCGGCTGGGCTTCACGCTCTACCCCGAGAGCCTGGAACGCCGCGCCGAGGCCTGTGGCCGGCCGGTGAAAGTACTGGCGGTCGAGGACCAACGCCGTGGCAGTGCACTGCACTTCGTGGTCGCCGACCCCGACGGGGAGGCTCCGCTCACCTGGCGCCGACGGCTCGCCGAACACCTCGCGGAGTATGAACAGCCCAATGCGGTCCATGTCGTCGACCACTTCCCGCTCACGGCCAACGGAAAGCCCGACACGCGTGCGCTGCGTGCGGAGCTCGGGCTGGAGCTGGGAGGGGGTCCGGGGACCGGCGCCCCGCTCGGGGCTGAGCCGGACAACTCCGGGTGA